The window TCCAGCCGCTCAAAGGCGAGGACCAGGTGGGGCAGGTCCTCTGGGGAGACGAGGGCGAAGAAGTTCTCCTCCAGCTCGTACCGGGCCGCCCACTCCCCCTCCACCCCGGCGAGGGCGAGGGGACGGGCCTCCTCCTTCAGGAAGCGCCTGCGCCGCAGGCGGAGGTCGCCCTTGGCCGAAAGGTAAACCTGGTAGAGGACCCCACCCCGGCGCTTTTCCGCGTAAAGTCCCCCTTGGATGGGGGTTACCTCGTAACCTAGCTCCTCAAGGGCTTGCATCCAGCACCTCCAGCTGGCCCGGGCTTTCCAGGATGATCTCGTAGTACCCCGCGTAGAGAACGATCCGTCCCTGGGCCCGCACCCTTTTGCCCAAGTAGCTTTCGGGGAAGGGCTGGCGGAAAAGGCCGTAATTTCTGGGAAAGACCACGAGCCGGAGGTCGTTCTCCCCTTGGCCGAAGTGCAAAAAGGCCACGGTGCCGCGGTCCTCCACCCGGACGATGGTGCCCTCCACGGTGGCGATGCGGCCAAAGTAGCGAGGGGCATCCTGCCAGGGAACCACGCCCTCCACCGGGGGCAGGGCAAAGGGGTTTTCCGGAAGCCCCCTCTGCCAGTCCCCCTCCAGGGTCTTGAGGAGCCGGGCGAAGGCTTCGGGAGCTTCCTTGGCCGTGAACCGCACCGCAAGCTCCCGGTTGGCGTTCAGGCTGTTGGCGCTGAGGTTGAGGCTCCCCACGAGGGCCTCTTCCCCGTCCCGCACCAGGACCTTGGCGTGCACGTAGGGGGAGGGGAGGAAGCGGACTTCGGCCCCCGCCGCCTCGAGGGCCATGGCCCCAGAGAGGAAGTAAGTGTCCCCCACTTCCTGGGGGCTTCCGATGAGGCGCACCCGCACTCCCCGCTTCAGGGCGGCCTTCAGGGCCTCGAGGACCTCGGGATCCGCCATGGCCTGGTGCTCCAGGAGGAGCTCCTTCCTCGCCTGGGCGATCATTCCTAGGAGCACTTCCCGGGCGTTGCCCTCCCTCACCCCAGAGAGGGTGCGGCTTGGCGCCCAGACCAGGAGGGCGCGGGAGAGGTCCAGCCTTTCCCCTTCCCAGTCCGCCTCAAAGACCCGGGTCACCTCGGCTACCTGCTTGGGGTCGTCCAGGATCAGGGCGTACTCCCGGTTGGCGGAAAAGGAACTTCCCGTAAGGTTCATGGTGCCCACCCAGGCCAGCTTGCGGTCCACCACCAGGCTCTTTTCGTGCACGAAGACGAAGCGGAAGGGGGTGGTGAGGCGTACCTCCACGCCCCGCTCCTTCAGGGCCTGGTACACGGCGAGGTCCACCCGGCCTCCCGAGGGTTCCCGTTCCAGGAGGACCCGCACCCTCACCCCCCGCTTCCTCGCCTCCCCCAGAGCCTCCACCACGTCCATGCGGCTTGGGGTCCAGAGGTACATCTTGACCAAAACCTCCTGCCGCGCGGAGGCGATCA of the Thermus islandicus DSM 21543 genome contains:
- a CDS encoding phospholipase D-like domain-containing protein; the protein is MLRLVMKRLLILLWLLGLALGAPRLVVEPEDGVKPLLDLIASARQEVLVKMYLWTPSRMDVVEALGEARKRGVRVRVLLEREPSGGRVDLAVYQALKERGVEVRLTTPFRFVFVHEKSLVVDRKLAWVGTMNLTGSSFSANREYALILDDPKQVAEVTRVFEADWEGERLDLSRALLVWAPSRTLSGVREGNAREVLLGMIAQARKELLLEHQAMADPEVLEALKAALKRGVRVRLIGSPQEVGDTYFLSGAMALEAAGAEVRFLPSPYVHAKVLVRDGEEALVGSLNLSANSLNANRELAVRFTAKEAPEAFARLLKTLEGDWQRGLPENPFALPPVEGVVPWQDAPRYFGRIATVEGTIVRVEDRGTVAFLHFGQGENDLRLVVFPRNYGLFRQPFPESYLGKRVRAQGRIVLYAGYYEIILESPGQLEVLDASP